A single window of Meiothermus sp. DNA harbors:
- a CDS encoding ROK family protein, with amino-acid sequence MSVVGIDLGGTKIMAGVLSEGVIQARVTVPTPEEGGQAVVEAMAQAARAAIEAGGSAVKAIGLGTPGPLDFKRGRIKFAPNIANFTDFPIVERLEEATGYKVYMENDANAAALAEHKLGAAQGAESTLFMTVSTGVGGGFVWGNQVLRGVNGQGAEIGHITMQPGGPLCGCGLDGCLEALATGPAMERMALASFKREMGTRELFALFQQGDPRAGRIVLQAAGWVGIALASLVKCYDPEVVVLGGGVALNAGPAYLDEVQRLYHRYMENWIVPPIRLAKLGGEAGLLGAALTAALEVGEA; translated from the coding sequence ATGAGCGTAGTGGGGATTGACCTAGGCGGAACCAAAATTATGGCCGGGGTGCTAAGCGAGGGCGTTATTCAGGCCAGGGTCACGGTGCCCACGCCGGAAGAGGGGGGCCAGGCTGTCGTCGAGGCCATGGCCCAGGCCGCTCGAGCCGCCATCGAAGCCGGGGGGAGCGCCGTCAAGGCCATCGGCCTGGGTACCCCAGGCCCTTTGGACTTCAAGCGGGGCCGCATCAAGTTTGCCCCCAACATCGCCAACTTCACCGATTTTCCCATTGTGGAGCGGCTCGAGGAGGCCACCGGTTACAAGGTTTATATGGAGAACGACGCCAACGCCGCCGCCCTGGCCGAACACAAGTTGGGCGCAGCCCAGGGGGCCGAGAGTACCCTTTTCATGACGGTCTCGACCGGGGTGGGGGGCGGTTTTGTGTGGGGCAACCAGGTGCTGCGGGGGGTGAACGGGCAGGGCGCGGAGATCGGGCACATCACCATGCAGCCAGGGGGCCCTTTGTGCGGCTGCGGGCTCGATGGCTGCTTGGAGGCCCTGGCTACAGGCCCGGCCATGGAGCGCATGGCCCTGGCTTCCTTCAAGCGCGAGATGGGCACCCGGGAGCTTTTTGCGCTTTTTCAGCAGGGCGACCCCCGGGCGGGCCGGATCGTCTTGCAAGCTGCGGGCTGGGTGGGCATCGCCCTGGCCTCGTTGGTCAAGTGCTACGACCCCGAGGTGGTGGTACTGGGGGGCGGGGTGGCGCTCAACGCCGGCCCGGCCTACCTCGACGAGGTGCAGCGCCTGTACCATCGCTACATGGAGAACTGGATTGTCCCACCCATCCGGCTGGCCAAACTGGGAGGCGAGGCCGGGCTCTTGGGGGCTGCCCTGACGGCGGCCCTCGAGGTTGGCGAAGCCTAG
- a CDS encoding glutaredoxin family protein, whose product MITMYTTAWCSDCRATKQALAALDLPYTEVDIEQDPSAAELVMKLNNGKRSVPTLVYGNHAASMSRFSIAKLKRWLEQAGLRADSYQA is encoded by the coding sequence ATGATTACCATGTACACCACCGCCTGGTGCTCCGACTGCCGTGCAACCAAACAAGCCCTCGCGGCGCTGGATTTGCCCTATACCGAAGTGGACATCGAGCAAGACCCAAGCGCCGCCGAGTTGGTGATGAAGCTGAATAACGGCAAGCGCAGCGTACCCACCCTGGTGTATGGCAACCACGCCGCCTCGATGAGCCGTTTCTCCATTGCCAAGCTCAAGCGCTGGCTCGAGCAAGCTGGTCTTCGGGCAGACAGCTACCAGGCGTAA
- a CDS encoding transcriptional regulator, whose protein sequence is MNKAGGPIQLKLWGPARLEYQGRELKLQRKGLAILYYLALEGATRREVLADLLWGHAAASQNLRVELHRLSQALAPLGYTLFKAGEDPLQLPPFVTLDRTPSPGAPMEGLEELSVEFRAWLEGQRSQLMANSSGTVGRERLVQEVASQLTLPSVLILMGRPGSGRTAFAQALAKALGVPFLEGPRGGGKALHYLRPPYTDVSVERILTDREGLWVVERSSYGEDPKLILELRSHYPAERTRYITLPPLSWAEARASMLSNLPFAQAARLFLASGGSPGHLRELLAVPHTGAEVPLPQRVRAQVQLEARMLSLEARLALERLSVHPGPYSQGLLDALEATPYLDELERRGWLVYAGQWQFSDDASRRVLYLGLQPGRRQQYHRQAALQCAMEEQRMAEAYHRLMAGDTADWGTFVNTLPGWTRYGLKAWLGMNETLPMGPSTSEVGRGSELTLLEEARFGPGFEVEGRHVRWVRTPSLATTSGIIWAGHDEASLLHLKGHIYVENPLGVGISGRAAPLMLEIQEPREARVIFLPGIQAGALADNALLLPLQEELDIWFRVPAGASIRLTSSAESGLIDIEATSYRIAPAAQAQSAPKVEVLEFFRSAVEAARKY, encoded by the coding sequence ATGAATAAAGCTGGAGGACCAATCCAACTAAAGTTGTGGGGGCCGGCCCGGCTCGAGTATCAAGGCCGCGAACTCAAGCTGCAGCGCAAGGGCCTGGCCATTCTGTATTACCTAGCCCTGGAAGGAGCTACCCGGCGCGAGGTGTTGGCCGATCTGCTCTGGGGACATGCAGCAGCCTCGCAGAACCTGCGGGTCGAACTGCACCGCCTGAGCCAGGCCTTAGCCCCCCTGGGCTATACCTTGTTCAAAGCCGGCGAAGACCCCTTGCAGCTACCCCCTTTTGTGACCCTGGATCGCACCCCATCACCGGGGGCCCCCATGGAAGGGCTGGAAGAACTCTCGGTGGAGTTTAGGGCCTGGCTCGAGGGCCAGCGTTCACAGCTCATGGCCAATAGCTCCGGCACGGTCGGGCGCGAACGCTTGGTGCAGGAGGTGGCTTCGCAACTAACCTTGCCCTCGGTGCTGATCCTGATGGGCCGCCCCGGCTCGGGCCGCACGGCTTTTGCCCAAGCCCTGGCCAAAGCCCTGGGAGTGCCTTTCCTGGAAGGCCCCCGTGGAGGTGGCAAGGCCCTGCACTATCTGCGCCCGCCTTACACCGATGTCTCGGTAGAACGCATCCTCACCGACCGCGAAGGCTTGTGGGTAGTCGAGCGCTCCTCCTACGGGGAAGACCCCAAACTGATCCTGGAGTTGCGCAGCCACTACCCGGCCGAGCGCACCCGCTACATCACCCTGCCGCCTCTGTCGTGGGCCGAGGCTCGGGCTTCGATGCTCTCGAACCTTCCCTTTGCCCAAGCAGCCCGGTTGTTTTTGGCCTCGGGGGGCTCACCTGGCCACCTGCGTGAGCTGCTGGCGGTGCCCCACACCGGCGCCGAAGTGCCCCTGCCCCAACGGGTGCGGGCCCAGGTACAGCTCGAGGCCCGCATGCTCTCGCTGGAGGCCCGCCTGGCCCTCGAGCGCCTCTCGGTGCATCCCGGCCCCTACAGCCAGGGTTTGCTGGATGCGCTGGAAGCCACGCCCTACCTGGACGAGCTCGAGCGCCGGGGCTGGCTGGTCTATGCCGGACAGTGGCAGTTCTCCGACGATGCCAGCCGCCGGGTCTTGTACCTGGGGCTGCAACCGGGCCGCCGCCAGCAGTACCACCGCCAGGCGGCTCTGCAATGCGCTATGGAAGAACAGCGTATGGCCGAGGCCTACCACCGCCTGATGGCCGGCGACACCGCCGACTGGGGTACCTTCGTCAATACCCTGCCGGGCTGGACCCGCTACGGCCTCAAGGCCTGGCTGGGCATGAACGAAACCCTCCCTATGGGGCCCAGCACCAGCGAGGTAGGCCGCGGCAGTGAACTAACGCTCCTGGAAGAAGCCCGCTTTGGACCAGGCTTCGAAGTAGAGGGTCGCCATGTGCGCTGGGTACGCACCCCTTCCCTGGCCACCACCTCGGGTATTATCTGGGCCGGCCACGATGAAGCCTCCCTGTTGCACCTCAAAGGCCACATCTACGTGGAAAACCCCCTGGGGGTGGGCATCTCGGGCCGTGCTGCGCCCCTCATGCTGGAGATCCAGGAGCCCCGCGAGGCCCGAGTAATTTTCCTCCCCGGCATCCAGGCCGGGGCTCTGGCCGACAACGCCCTGCTGCTGCCGCTGCAAGAAGAACTCGATATCTGGTTCCGGGTTCCGGCGGGGGCCAGCATCCGCCTCACCAGCAGCGCCGAAAGCGGCCTGATTGATATTGAGGCCACCTCCTACCGCATCGCCCCGGCAGCCCAGGCCCAGTCCGCACCAAAGGTAGAGGTATTGGAATTTTTTCGTAGCGCGGTAGAAGCCGCGAGGAAATACTGA
- a CDS encoding response regulator produces MQGAKVLVVDDSTSVRKVLEKLLSTRGLVVTTSESAEQGLEAITHNPPHLVIADVVMPGMSGFELCQMLKLRESTKAVPVILISGIINESVVAQAQEAGAFDVVSKPFTPDDLFPKIERALNAAKQMVSASSDLIPAAPVAPAPAPVASVTAPTAFIAAPKPADPPLSAAPASVSPPTPMAGGVHTQLIEALRPFLDKPEIESALVIGHTGQLLAWVGQTMDEPDLLATYLHTILSISSVMGEKYHLSPIQSLSLEYLGKTLMVNRISEKSSLVLLVRGTGGTGVIRYLVQKQTPQLKAVLGD; encoded by the coding sequence ATGCAAGGAGCCAAGGTTCTAGTCGTTGACGACAGCACCAGCGTACGAAAGGTGCTGGAGAAGCTGTTGTCCACCCGGGGTCTGGTCGTCACAACCAGCGAGTCTGCCGAACAGGGCCTCGAGGCCATTACCCACAACCCCCCCCATCTGGTGATTGCCGATGTGGTCATGCCCGGTATGAGCGGCTTTGAACTCTGCCAGATGCTCAAGCTACGCGAGTCCACCAAGGCGGTGCCGGTTATCCTGATTTCGGGCATCATCAACGAGAGCGTGGTGGCCCAGGCTCAGGAAGCAGGGGCCTTTGACGTGGTCTCCAAACCCTTTACCCCCGACGATCTCTTTCCCAAAATCGAGCGTGCCCTGAATGCCGCCAAACAGATGGTCTCTGCCTCGTCAGACTTGATTCCGGCGGCGCCGGTGGCCCCAGCGCCGGCCCCTGTTGCATCTGTGACTGCCCCTACCGCCTTCATAGCGGCTCCAAAACCTGCCGACCCCCCTCTGTCTGCAGCGCCGGCCTCGGTTTCACCGCCTACCCCCATGGCCGGTGGCGTCCATACCCAGCTGATAGAAGCACTGCGGCCCTTTTTGGACAAGCCCGAGATTGAAAGTGCCTTGGTGATCGGCCATACGGGTCAACTGCTGGCCTGGGTCGGCCAAACCATGGACGAACCCGACCTGCTGGCCACCTACCTGCACACCATCCTTTCTATCTCGAGCGTCATGGGCGAAAAATACCATCTCTCCCCCATTCAAAGCCTGAGTCTTGAGTACCTCGGCAAAACCCTCATGGTCAACCGCATTAGCGAAAAGTCCTCGCTGGTGCTCCTGGTGCGGGGCACCGGTGGAACAGGCGTGATTCGTTATCTGGTACAAAAACAAACGCCCCAGCTCAAAGCTGTGCTGGGCGACTGA
- a CDS encoding DUF4388 domain-containing protein, which translates to MKALILTGQPKRGIALKDSFALSGFDVQVEDSALYAMTLLERSRPDVIVSTASLSDLSGAEFFDLVRSDPQLALVPFVLLDDTIPSKVGDLDLILSPDTPVAEVVRSAYKLILELTRKTYITEPANTVAQHGIQGQLGDMSLFELAQWLAKSAKTGRLRVEIEADSAVWLFSKGQLIHAEYAGKSGEDAVLHLLLLAEKQQKGLFHFEPLTEADFFLEPVTIRKSTDQLLLSLAVEMDHRQHGIN; encoded by the coding sequence ATGAAAGCCCTGATCCTGACCGGTCAACCCAAGCGCGGCATCGCCCTCAAAGACAGTTTTGCGCTGTCGGGTTTCGATGTCCAGGTCGAGGACAGCGCCCTTTATGCCATGACCCTTCTGGAGCGCAGCCGGCCCGATGTAATCGTGAGCACTGCCAGCCTCAGCGATCTGAGCGGGGCCGAGTTCTTCGACCTAGTGCGCTCCGACCCTCAGCTTGCCCTGGTGCCTTTTGTCTTGCTCGACGATACCATCCCCTCGAAGGTGGGCGACCTCGATCTCATCCTGTCCCCCGACACGCCGGTAGCGGAAGTGGTTCGCAGCGCCTACAAGCTGATCCTCGAGCTCACCCGCAAAACGTACATCACCGAGCCCGCCAACACCGTCGCACAACACGGCATCCAGGGGCAATTGGGCGATATGAGCTTGTTTGAGCTGGCCCAGTGGCTGGCCAAATCGGCCAAAACCGGGCGCTTGCGGGTCGAGATCGAAGCAGATAGTGCCGTCTGGCTCTTTAGCAAAGGCCAGCTCATCCACGCCGAGTACGCCGGGAAGAGCGGAGAGGATGCGGTGCTGCACCTACTGCTGCTGGCCGAGAAACAACAAAAGGGCCTTTTTCACTTTGAACCCCTCACCGAGGCCGATTTCTTTCTCGAGCCCGTCACCATTCGCAAAAGTACCGACCAACTCCTGCTTTCCCTGGCTGTGGAGATGGATCACCGGCAGCACGGCATCAATTAG
- a CDS encoding response regulator codes for MPAATTPDLLQSFLDEAWETVAVFEQTAEFLAIGRHEPLVVMAHRLKGSAGLYGFPQTSNLGALVERMLEAAPHYTEAQKVKVAEFMAQVTAVLITALENIAIHGEEGRVGLELGRLGAADLIRELAALNPTAFVVENPETTEEAAPQPAPPQGVVEELQGFYRQNAEFWEFFAPETLENLDQVNSVLASLQAGDEDGEHLRALFRAMHTVKGAAYSVGCKPIGALAHQLEDLMVEVREGRKTWSPEIAQVMLEGAEILGRMIGVAEGKDPQTAQSLPAALLELEHRLAHLLNREAPETPQPSPAPNPPPTPAKQTRLSTTSVRVSLDRLDTLLNLAGETLVAHSRLGLLAQRFEEMDHLLEAARQRLLRTTADFETRYLNPRLSLQEAQAPQAQSNLGKTVQELFSELEFDRYDDLNILARSIQEMTSDLAEVRNALSEQIKAFRQETELFGKLSQDLRNEVSRARLVPIGRFYQRLSRQIQQIAGEKQVQTQFLGEQVEIDSVLLDGLSEALIHLVNNALIHGLESPEERRTKGKATQGSLTIRTQQQRSTLVLEISDDGRGINLEAVKQKAVEKGLRTKEQVDTLRPEEALQLIFLPGLSTASEVSDVAGRGVGMDVVATTIRRLRGELNIETRSGLGTTVRLRVPQNLVVSDILVFESSGQVMALPRESLVTLLSAPAGQQAVDYEGTSVPIKPLNQLLGLPPTPQEQEEFALAVVEGHGGALVALAVERFLGLQQALVKPLAAPLSQLPHLIGATVSATGEVILVLSPSGLLNLNTALPIRTHVEAASSRRLPVLLVDDSLSVRKVVGQMLRKAGHPVVTAADGQEALELLEQQPFQAVVTDLEMPRMSGFELLEEVRRRPHLSHLPIAVLTTRASAKHRDLAVELGANAYLTKPADEVELERFLQEI; via the coding sequence ATGCCTGCTGCAACTACCCCCGATCTGCTGCAAAGTTTCCTCGACGAGGCCTGGGAAACCGTGGCAGTCTTCGAGCAGACCGCCGAGTTTTTGGCCATTGGGCGGCACGAGCCCCTGGTGGTCATGGCCCACCGCCTCAAGGGCTCGGCAGGCCTGTATGGTTTCCCCCAGACCTCCAACCTGGGCGCCCTGGTCGAGCGCATGCTGGAGGCCGCACCTCACTACACCGAAGCACAAAAGGTCAAGGTGGCCGAGTTCATGGCCCAGGTCACGGCGGTACTGATCACCGCGCTGGAAAACATCGCCATTCACGGCGAAGAGGGCCGGGTGGGCCTCGAGCTAGGCCGGCTGGGGGCCGCCGATCTGATTCGGGAACTCGCCGCCCTCAACCCCACGGCTTTTGTGGTCGAGAACCCCGAAACTACCGAAGAAGCGGCCCCACAACCTGCCCCACCCCAGGGGGTGGTGGAGGAGTTACAGGGCTTTTATCGGCAAAATGCCGAGTTTTGGGAGTTCTTTGCCCCCGAGACCCTGGAAAACCTCGACCAGGTAAATAGCGTGCTGGCCAGCCTGCAAGCGGGCGACGAAGACGGCGAGCACCTGCGGGCGCTCTTCCGGGCCATGCACACGGTCAAGGGCGCGGCCTACTCGGTAGGCTGTAAGCCCATCGGGGCCCTGGCCCACCAGCTCGAAGACCTGATGGTGGAGGTACGCGAAGGCCGCAAAACCTGGAGCCCCGAGATAGCCCAGGTAATGCTGGAGGGTGCAGAGATACTGGGCAGGATGATTGGGGTGGCCGAGGGCAAAGACCCTCAGACAGCCCAAAGCCTCCCCGCCGCGCTCCTCGAGCTCGAGCACCGGCTGGCCCACTTGCTGAACCGAGAAGCCCCCGAGACGCCCCAACCCTCCCCGGCCCCCAACCCTCCGCCCACCCCGGCCAAACAAACCCGCCTTAGCACCACCTCGGTGCGGGTAAGCCTGGATCGCCTTGATACCCTGCTCAACCTGGCCGGCGAGACCCTGGTGGCCCACTCGCGCCTAGGGCTGCTGGCCCAGCGCTTCGAGGAGATGGATCACTTGCTGGAAGCGGCCCGTCAGCGGCTGCTGCGCACCACCGCCGACTTTGAAACCCGCTACCTCAACCCCCGTCTTTCGCTACAAGAAGCCCAGGCCCCCCAGGCCCAGAGTAACCTGGGCAAAACCGTACAGGAGCTTTTTAGTGAGCTCGAGTTCGACCGCTACGACGACCTCAACATCCTAGCCCGCTCCATCCAGGAAATGACCAGCGACTTAGCCGAGGTACGCAACGCCCTCAGCGAACAAATCAAGGCCTTCCGTCAAGAAACCGAGCTTTTTGGCAAGCTTTCACAGGACTTGCGCAACGAGGTGAGTCGGGCCCGCCTGGTTCCAATTGGTCGTTTCTACCAGCGCCTAAGCCGGCAGATTCAGCAAATTGCAGGCGAAAAGCAGGTACAAACGCAGTTTTTGGGAGAGCAGGTTGAAATCGACTCGGTGTTGCTCGATGGCTTATCCGAGGCCCTCATTCACCTGGTTAACAACGCATTAATTCACGGTCTGGAAAGCCCCGAAGAGCGCCGGACCAAAGGCAAGGCGACCCAGGGCAGCCTGACCATCCGTACCCAGCAGCAGCGCAGCACCCTGGTACTGGAAATCAGCGACGATGGCCGGGGTATTAACCTCGAGGCGGTCAAGCAAAAAGCCGTGGAAAAGGGTTTGCGCACGAAGGAACAGGTGGACACCCTGCGCCCAGAGGAAGCCCTCCAGCTCATCTTTCTTCCGGGGCTCTCCACCGCTTCGGAGGTCTCGGATGTGGCCGGGCGTGGGGTGGGTATGGACGTCGTGGCAACCACCATCCGGCGCTTGCGTGGCGAGCTGAATATCGAAACCCGCAGCGGGCTAGGCACCACCGTGCGCCTACGGGTTCCGCAGAACCTGGTGGTCTCGGATATCCTGGTGTTCGAGAGCAGCGGTCAGGTCATGGCTCTCCCGCGCGAAAGCCTGGTCACCCTCCTCAGCGCACCGGCAGGCCAGCAAGCAGTGGACTACGAGGGCACCTCTGTTCCCATCAAGCCTCTGAACCAACTACTGGGCCTGCCCCCCACTCCACAAGAACAAGAAGAGTTTGCCCTGGCCGTAGTAGAAGGACACGGCGGGGCCCTGGTTGCGCTGGCTGTCGAACGTTTTTTGGGCTTACAGCAAGCCCTGGTCAAGCCCCTGGCAGCGCCTCTTTCCCAGTTACCTCACCTTATCGGCGCCACCGTTTCGGCCACCGGCGAGGTCATTCTGGTGCTGAGCCCGAGCGGCTTGCTCAATCTCAACACCGCCCTCCCCATCCGAACCCACGTCGAGGCCGCCTCCAGCCGGCGCCTCCCGGTGTTGCTGGTAGACGACTCCCTCTCGGTGCGCAAGGTGGTGGGGCAGATGCTGCGCAAGGCCGGGCATCCTGTTGTTACGGCGGCAGATGGTCAGGAGGCCCTCGAGCTCCTGGAGCAGCAACCCTTCCAGGCGGTGGTCACCGACCTCGAGATGCCCCGCATGTCGGGCTTTGAGCTATTGGAAGAGGTGCGCCGCCGCCCCCACCTCTCCCACCTGCCCATCGCCGTGCTGACTACCCGCGCCTCGGCCAAACACCGCGACCTAGCCGTCGAGCTTGGTGCAAATGCCTACCTGACCAAGCCCGCCGACGAGGTAGAATTGGAGCGGTTTTTGCAAGAGATTTAG
- a CDS encoding methyl-accepting chemotaxis protein has translation MNKPLISRPLRQTKPLLQQKKPTGTPMGKQSQSLGTRLLLGGLTLALIPVILIALIATAASLRNTREALTQAAQEKLVVIRDAAKRQVQEEIGFLLRSTGSAAREPVVAAALRDFSAAFAKLPQDGNGGRPFTPAELASKKQALVSYYKNQWWEKFKNLNGGQSLEFKPFLSALSDAGTVLQHDYIVKNSFGEGSRDRLDVKDGSSYSIAYQQYFQSLQNLASRLELKGIRLINPQGMMVFSSNRDIDLGQSLLKPPLNSSPMAQAFRKALNSRSAVISDFGFYAPAFNEFTVFFAAPVYEGNKFLGVVAFDAPVSKFEALVTNYGDYEALGLGKEGDVSLIHLDSRLYLTNKRAFLQNPEQYLQTLEAKGYAKPVLEQMLTKSSVAGLLKESEEVVNLAENGAGAVINEEEIVAFDQLGLGLPWAIFAEASLSEVLQPLSRLQQKLLEAVWVVLALVLAVAGVATLLFVRSLTRPVQAIAKVVERFGRGDLSQLVPIKSSDEIGQLGLAFNNSILRLREFLAQQEEERQKAAQLQLNVQKFLSVATEIAQGDLTKRGEVSNDVLGNVVDAVNLTVEEIAHLLKGVKQAAESVNQSAAQMDQLTASIASGALLQAQEVGQVQAQTQMVTSGIRQMAQSAGLSAQAALQTLESAQLGRQAVAQTLVGMGNIRNEMQAIAENITALARRSAEIENITKVLEDFASQTNLLALNASFEAAGAGAAGRRFAIVADEIRKLAEESARETSRVNHLVQQVQSEIARVVERVQEGVREVETGYNVATSAGGRLEEIAQLAAQSAGLAQEISGLAQSQVSVVERVDQAVQKIAHTAQQTGRESQEGRQSAEAMRALAQALSQNLARFRLPS, from the coding sequence ATGAACAAGCCGTTGATATCTAGGCCGCTGCGTCAGACCAAGCCCCTATTACAACAAAAAAAGCCCACCGGAACCCCCATGGGCAAGCAAAGCCAAAGTCTGGGCACCCGGCTATTGCTAGGGGGTTTGACCTTGGCCTTGATCCCGGTGATCTTGATTGCGCTAATTGCGACAGCAGCCTCGCTGCGCAACACCCGCGAGGCTCTAACCCAAGCAGCCCAGGAAAAGTTGGTGGTGATTCGGGATGCCGCCAAACGGCAGGTGCAAGAAGAAATCGGGTTTTTGCTTCGGAGCACCGGCTCGGCCGCACGGGAGCCTGTGGTGGCGGCCGCACTCAGGGATTTTTCAGCGGCCTTTGCCAAACTGCCCCAAGATGGAAATGGCGGTAGGCCCTTTACCCCCGCAGAACTCGCATCCAAAAAGCAGGCGCTGGTTAGTTACTATAAGAACCAGTGGTGGGAAAAGTTCAAGAACCTAAACGGTGGGCAAAGCCTCGAGTTCAAACCATTTTTGAGCGCGCTTAGCGACGCGGGGACGGTTCTTCAACACGACTACATTGTGAAGAATTCCTTTGGGGAAGGAAGCCGGGATCGACTCGATGTTAAGGACGGCTCGAGTTACAGTATCGCGTATCAGCAGTATTTTCAGTCGCTGCAAAACCTGGCATCCCGCCTCGAGCTCAAGGGGATCCGGCTCATCAACCCCCAAGGGATGATGGTTTTTAGCTCCAACAGGGACATTGACCTGGGTCAGTCGCTACTCAAACCGCCTCTAAACAGCTCACCCATGGCACAGGCCTTCCGCAAGGCCCTGAATAGCCGTTCAGCGGTGATCAGCGACTTTGGCTTCTATGCGCCAGCTTTCAACGAGTTCACCGTTTTCTTTGCAGCACCGGTATACGAAGGAAACAAATTCTTAGGCGTGGTGGCCTTCGACGCCCCGGTAAGCAAGTTCGAGGCCCTCGTAACCAACTATGGGGACTATGAAGCCCTGGGCTTGGGCAAAGAAGGCGACGTGAGCCTTATACACCTCGACAGCCGCCTGTACCTCACCAATAAACGCGCCTTCCTGCAAAACCCAGAGCAGTACCTTCAAACGCTCGAGGCGAAAGGCTACGCAAAACCCGTCCTCGAGCAGATGCTGACCAAGTCCAGTGTAGCCGGCTTATTGAAAGAAAGCGAAGAGGTAGTCAATCTGGCCGAAAACGGTGCGGGGGCAGTTATCAATGAAGAGGAGATCGTTGCCTTTGATCAGCTAGGTCTTGGCCTACCCTGGGCCATCTTCGCTGAGGCATCGCTCTCCGAGGTGTTACAGCCTCTGAGCCGGCTGCAACAAAAGCTGCTCGAGGCCGTCTGGGTGGTGCTGGCCTTGGTGCTTGCAGTGGCCGGGGTGGCCACCCTACTTTTTGTGCGTTCACTAACGCGACCGGTGCAAGCAATTGCTAAGGTGGTGGAGCGTTTTGGCCGAGGAGATCTCTCGCAGTTAGTGCCCATCAAAAGCTCGGATGAAATCGGCCAACTGGGGCTGGCCTTTAACAACTCAATCTTGCGATTGCGTGAGTTCTTAGCCCAGCAAGAGGAAGAACGGCAAAAAGCCGCCCAGCTCCAGCTAAACGTGCAGAAGTTCCTGTCTGTTGCCACCGAGATCGCCCAGGGCGACCTGACCAAGCGTGGTGAGGTGAGCAACGACGTGTTGGGCAACGTGGTAGATGCAGTCAACCTCACCGTGGAGGAAATTGCCCACCTGCTCAAAGGGGTCAAGCAGGCCGCCGAGTCGGTAAACCAAAGCGCGGCCCAGATGGATCAGCTCACGGCGTCTATTGCCTCGGGAGCGCTGCTGCAGGCCCAGGAAGTGGGCCAGGTACAAGCGCAAACCCAGATGGTGACCTCCGGCATCCGTCAGATGGCCCAGAGCGCCGGCCTTAGCGCCCAGGCCGCTTTACAAACCCTCGAGTCGGCCCAGTTGGGCCGTCAGGCCGTGGCCCAGACCCTTGTGGGTATGGGCAACATTCGCAACGAAATGCAGGCCATCGCCGAGAACATTACCGCGCTGGCCCGGCGCTCCGCCGAGATCGAGAACATCACCAAGGTGCTCGAGGACTTCGCCTCGCAAACCAACCTGCTGGCCCTCAACGCCTCCTTCGAAGCCGCCGGGGCCGGCGCTGCAGGCCGGCGCTTTGCCATCGTAGCCGATGAAATCCGTAAGCTGGCCGAGGAGTCGGCCCGTGAAACCAGCCGGGTCAACCACCTGGTGCAACAGGTGCAAAGCGAGATTGCCCGCGTGGTGGAGCGGGTACAAGAGGGCGTACGCGAGGTGGAAACCGGCTATAACGTGGCCACCAGCGCCGGGGGTCGCCTCGAGGAAATCGCCCAACTGGCTGCGCAATCTGCCGGCCTGGCTCAAGAAATCTCGGGGCTGGCCCAGAGCCAGGTATCGGTGGTGGAACGGGTGGATCAGGCCGTACAAAAAATCGCCCACACCGCCCAACAAACCGGCCGCGAAAGCCAGGAGGGCCGCCAGTCTGCCGAGGCCATGCGGGCTCTGGCCCAAGCGCTTTCTCAGAACCTGGCCCGCTTCCGCCTGCCGAGCTAG